The Apium graveolens cultivar Ventura chromosome 11, ASM990537v1, whole genome shotgun sequence genome has a window encoding:
- the LOC141696724 gene encoding rho GTPase-activating protein 2-like, protein MSGMVLKRKLSFCGGGKELTTTNSSEEDEESQEVSLVTLLVSAIRKSMVSCRFESGDKKDQGLISASAFHDMEIGWPTNVQHLTHVTFDRFNGFLGLPAEFQVEVPTEVPSASVSVFGVSAESMQCAYDSRGNSVPTILLLMQERLYTQKGLKAEGIFRINPENSKEEHVRDQLNKGIVPKDIDVQCLAGLIKAWFRELPFGVLDGLFPEEVLQCNTEEESVELVKQLKPTETALLNWAIDLMADVVEHEDSNKMNARNIAMVFAPNMTQMSDPLTALMHAVQVMNLLKTLIIKTLREREETTIEGYSPLSNCSSARHTDEESDSQCEINTSCELRGAQSESNVEAHYNGNSESESEVGSFGEIEENFLKQLDENENTNSFRELKGHE, encoded by the exons atgagtgGAATGGTGTTGAAAAGGAAGCTAAGTTTTTGTGGTGGTGGGAAAGAATTAACAACAACCAATAgtagtgaagaagatgaagaaagtCAAGAAGTGTCACTTGTTACATTACTTGTTTCAGCTATAAGAAAGTCAATGGTGTCTTGTAGATTTGAAAGTGGAGATAAAAAAGATCAAGGGCTCATCTCTGCTTCAGCTTTTCATGATATGGAAATTGGATGGCCCACAAATGTGCAGCATTTAACCCATGTTACATTTGATAGATTTAATGGGTTTTTAGGTCTTCCTGCTGAGTTTCAAGTTGAAGTTCCTACTGAAGTCCCCAGTGCCAG CGTTAGCGTGTTTGGAGTTTCAGCAGAATCAATGCAATGCGCCTATGATTCAAGAGGCAATAGTGTGCCAACAATTCTCTTGCTAATGCAGGAGAGGTTATACACACAGAAAGGTTTAAAG GCAGAAGGAATTTTCCGCATAAACCCTGAAAACAGCAAAGAGGAACATGTCAGAGATCAGCTGAACAAAGGAATTGTTCCGAAAGACATTGACGTCCAATGCTTGGCAGGTCTAATTAAGGCGTGGTTCCGCGAACTTCCTTTTGGAGTACTAGATGGACTATTTCCAGAAGAGGTGTTACAATGCAATACTGAAGAGGAATCTGTTGAGCTTGTGAAACAGCTAAAACCAACCGAAACAGCATTACTCAACTGGGCGATTGATCTTATGGCTGATGTTGTCGAGCATGAGGATTCCAACAAAATGAATGCTAGGAACATTGCTATGGTTTTTGCCCCAAATATGACACAG ATGTCTGATCCATTGACAGCTCTGATGCATGCTGTTCAAGTCATGAATTTGCTCAAGACCCTAATAATTAAAACACTAAGAGAGCGAGAAGAAACTACAATTGAAGGATATTCCCCCCTGTCAAATTGTTCCTCTGCTAGGCACACTGACGAGGAGTCTGACAGTCAATGTGAGATAAATACCAGCTGTGAGCTGAGAGGAGCGCAATCAGAAAGTAATGTTGAAGCACATTATAATGGTAACAGTGAAAGCGAAAGTGAAGTTGGGTCATTTGGTGAGATAGAAGAAAACTTCTTGAAGCAATTGGATGAGAATGAAAACACAAACAGTTTCAGGGAATTGAAGGGACACGAGTAG